The Cellulophaga sp. L1A9 genome window below encodes:
- a CDS encoding nitric-oxide reductase large subunit translates to MKKVWIAFSSVVILSFIALIWVGTEVYQTQPPIPETVTIKETGETVFTKADIQIGQNVWESIGGMEVGSIWGHGSYVAPDWSADWIHKEAVFMLAAWAKKDFNSTYENLDVENKAALKARLIKDIKTNSYNPETGAITISAARYAAIRSNTAHYTRIFSEGYEQYAIPEGALTDQVKLAQLNAFLFWTSWAASTNRPNENYTYTSNWPHEPLIGNTITPESQIWSGFSIVLLLLFIGALSYYYIRNHEKGDAVIHPKQDPLDTLVLTRSQKAVLKYFIVISLLIALQVVLGALTVHYTVEGQAFFGFDLSSFLPYSITRTWHTQLAVFWIAATWLATGLFLAPMISGKEMKFQVFGINFLFIALIIIVLGSMLGEWLGVHQFLDLTTNFFFGHQGYEYMDLGRFWQIFLGIGLVLWVLMVGRHVVFAIKRNDDSKHLLIILLISVIAIGMFFFSGLMYGENSSLPVINYWRWWLVHLWVEGFFEVFATVIIAFIFLRMKILSAKTAGKASIASATIFLAGGIIGTLHHLYYSGTPVQAIALGATFSALEVVPLTLMGFEIRENWNLLKSNEWMQKYKWPVFFFIAVAFWNMVGAGVFGFLINPPIALYYIQGLNTTAVHAHTALFGVYGLLGMGFIIICLRFYSDRVWNSVKLKRAFWFLNIGLVAMVVLSLLPIGIIQAYTSITKGYSFARDAELLYSPTVQTLKWMRMIGDIIFSIGIFYFCWFTIQGSVYCIKKKN, encoded by the coding sequence ATGAAAAAAGTTTGGATTGCATTTTCTAGCGTTGTTATACTCTCGTTTATAGCCTTAATATGGGTAGGAACAGAAGTATATCAAACACAACCACCAATTCCGGAAACCGTTACGATTAAAGAAACGGGAGAGACGGTTTTTACAAAGGCCGATATACAAATAGGTCAGAATGTATGGGAATCTATAGGAGGGATGGAAGTAGGGTCCATTTGGGGTCATGGGAGTTATGTGGCTCCCGATTGGTCTGCCGATTGGATTCATAAGGAAGCCGTATTTATGTTAGCGGCATGGGCTAAAAAAGACTTTAATTCTACCTACGAAAACCTAGATGTTGAAAATAAGGCAGCGCTAAAAGCGCGGTTAATTAAAGATATTAAAACCAATAGCTACAACCCAGAGACCGGAGCTATAACTATTTCTGCCGCACGTTATGCTGCAATTAGGAGCAATACTGCTCATTACACCCGTATTTTTTCTGAAGGTTATGAGCAATATGCCATTCCAGAAGGGGCACTTACAGATCAAGTAAAACTAGCACAGTTAAATGCTTTTTTGTTCTGGACCTCTTGGGCAGCGAGTACCAATAGGCCTAATGAGAATTATACCTACACCTCTAACTGGCCGCATGAACCTTTAATAGGGAATACCATTACGCCAGAATCTCAAATTTGGTCCGGATTTTCTATTGTACTCCTGTTATTATTTATTGGCGCCTTGAGTTATTATTACATCCGCAACCATGAAAAAGGAGATGCGGTAATTCACCCTAAGCAAGACCCTTTAGATACCTTGGTGTTAACCAGATCACAGAAGGCGGTATTAAAATACTTTATTGTAATCTCTTTATTGATAGCGCTACAGGTTGTTTTAGGAGCACTAACGGTGCATTATACGGTAGAAGGGCAAGCCTTCTTTGGATTTGATTTGTCTAGTTTCTTACCCTATTCCATTACCAGAACATGGCACACCCAATTGGCGGTATTTTGGATTGCGGCTACATGGCTTGCTACTGGTTTGTTTCTAGCACCGATGATTAGCGGTAAAGAAATGAAGTTTCAAGTATTCGGGATCAATTTTTTATTTATCGCCTTAATTATAATTGTATTAGGATCGATGTTAGGGGAGTGGTTAGGCGTACATCAGTTTTTAGATTTAACCACCAATTTCTTTTTTGGCCATCAAGGCTATGAGTATATGGATTTAGGTAGGTTTTGGCAAATATTCTTGGGCATAGGTTTAGTATTGTGGGTGTTGATGGTAGGTAGACACGTAGTTTTTGCAATTAAGAGGAATGATGATTCTAAGCACTTGCTAATCATTCTACTCATTTCTGTAATAGCTATAGGGATGTTCTTTTTCTCTGGATTAATGTATGGCGAAAACAGTAGTTTGCCGGTAATTAATTATTGGCGCTGGTGGTTGGTACACCTTTGGGTAGAAGGTTTCTTTGAAGTATTTGCGACGGTAATAATTGCTTTTATCTTCTTACGGATGAAAATTCTATCCGCAAAAACAGCAGGAAAAGCGTCCATTGCTTCGGCGACGATTTTTCTAGCAGGTGGAATCATAGGAACCTTACATCATTTATATTATTCGGGCACACCTGTGCAAGCCATTGCATTAGGAGCTACGTTTAGTGCACTAGAAGTAGTACCGCTAACGCTCATGGGTTTCGAAATTCGTGAAAACTGGAACCTTTTAAAATCCAATGAATGGATGCAAAAATACAAATGGCCAGTATTCTTTTTTATTGCGGTAGCCTTTTGGAATATGGTAGGCGCAGGGGTGTTCGGGTTCTTAATTAATCCGCCTATTGCACTCTATTACATTCAGGGTTTAAATACTACCGCAGTACATGCGCATACCGCTTTATTTGGGGTGTATGGTTTACTGGGAATGGGCTTTATCATCATCTGTTTGCGTTTCTATTCAGACCGGGTGTGGAATTCTGTAAAATTGAAAAGAGCCTTTTGGTTCTTGAATATTGGATTAGTAGCCATGGTGGTCTTAAGTTTATTACCCATAGGAATTATACAAGCGTATACGTCTATTACTAAAGGATATTCTTTTGCTAGAGATGCAGAATTACTATATTCACCAACCGTACAAACCTTAAAATGGATGCGTATGATTGGCGATATCATATTCTCTATAGGAATATTTTATTTCTGTTGGTTTACCATTCAAGGAAGTGTGTATTGTATCAAAAAGAAAAATTAA
- a CDS encoding DUF2126 domain-containing protein: MSIQVAIRHYTEYKYDKHIKLSPQVIRLRPAPHSRTPIKGYSLNINPKNHFINWQQDPFGNYMARIVFPDKVDHFSVDVEVIADLVVINPFDFFIEEYASKPGFTYEEGLLQQLSPYLEIKEKDALMLNLVKEAKALLTDDMNMVDSLVALNQLIYNQLSYNIRLEAGVQSCEETLQLKSGSCRDFTWVLVQLLRHLGLASRFASGYLVQLKPDVKSLTGPSGAEEDFTDLHAWAEVYVPGAGWIGLDATSGLFAGEGHIPLACTPNPDSAAPISGLAEAAKTEFHFENTVTRIVEKPRVTKPYSDEQWNDIVTLGEQVDAVLLAKDVRLTMGGEPTFVATDNQDAPEWNSAADGAQKRKLSNELFHKLKDEFGTGALMLYGQGKWYPGEPLPRWKLGCYWRKDGLPIWNNDTLLADLSHDYKFTVDDADTFMNALAKSLQLNQECIHPAYEDPFYFAWEESNIPIDVDPLKLDLEAPLERQRLSELLQHGMNKPIGYSIPIAWNFENSTWETCAWKFRRKNLFLVPGNSPLGLRLPLKSIQAFDHEEVKVKPEPSLFEAAEALPSIKENTAKSEGRQQIADSESIFITSLSVEIRAGKLFIFLPPLTHFEHYLQLVNHIEVVAEKLQMPILIEGYDPPSDNRIQKFQITPDPGVIEVNIHPASSWKEILNNYDILYKKAAETQLTTEKFNLDGKHTGTGGGNHVTLGGVTPADSPLLRRPDVLRSFITYWQHHPSLSYLFSTQFIGPTSQAPRVDEGRDEMLYELELAFQQIPEDLKENEVPFWLVDRIFRNLLVDITGNTHRAEFCIDKLYSPDSSTGRLGILEFRGFDMPPHYQMCMVQFLLIRSLMAWFWEKPYEHKLVRWGTALHDRFLLPHYCSNDLGDVMKDLQNAGYKMNLDWFDPFFAFRFPFLGELQVDNIHIELTMAIEPWHVLGEEMSSTGTARFVDSSLERIQVKVSGLTDSRYILICNGCRIPLKNTGVQGEYVAGIRYRAWQPPSALHPTLGADTPLVIDLYDTWSKKSVAACKYHVAHPGGRNYETFPVNSYEAESRRISRFFDFGHTVNLVEPTVATQQSAGRYITPIQITTQYDISGEVVNPDYPYTMDLRQYKAKKKIQ, translated from the coding sequence ATGTCAATACAAGTAGCCATAAGGCATTACACAGAATACAAATATGATAAGCATATTAAATTATCGCCACAGGTAATTAGGCTACGTCCTGCACCACATTCTCGTACCCCGATTAAAGGATATAGTTTAAATATCAATCCTAAAAATCACTTTATCAACTGGCAGCAAGATCCTTTTGGAAACTATATGGCTAGAATTGTTTTTCCAGATAAAGTAGATCATTTTTCGGTAGATGTAGAGGTTATTGCAGATCTAGTGGTGATTAATCCTTTCGATTTTTTTATTGAAGAATATGCCTCAAAACCAGGTTTTACCTATGAAGAAGGCTTATTACAACAATTATCGCCTTACTTAGAGATAAAAGAAAAAGATGCCTTGATGCTCAATTTGGTTAAGGAAGCAAAAGCGCTTTTAACCGATGATATGAATATGGTTGATTCTTTAGTCGCCTTAAATCAGTTGATATATAATCAATTATCCTATAACATCCGCTTGGAAGCAGGAGTACAATCCTGTGAAGAAACCTTGCAGTTAAAATCAGGCTCTTGTCGTGATTTTACTTGGGTATTGGTACAATTGTTACGTCATTTAGGATTGGCATCACGTTTTGCATCAGGGTATTTGGTGCAATTAAAACCGGATGTTAAATCGCTTACAGGACCCTCTGGAGCCGAGGAAGATTTTACAGATTTACACGCTTGGGCAGAAGTTTATGTTCCAGGAGCTGGTTGGATAGGTTTAGATGCTACCTCAGGCTTGTTTGCTGGGGAAGGACATATTCCTTTGGCGTGTACTCCTAATCCAGATAGTGCCGCCCCAATTTCAGGGCTTGCAGAAGCAGCAAAAACCGAATTTCATTTTGAAAATACCGTAACGCGTATTGTAGAAAAACCCCGAGTGACTAAACCTTATTCCGATGAACAGTGGAATGATATTGTGACCTTAGGAGAACAAGTTGATGCGGTATTGTTAGCGAAAGATGTGCGGCTAACCATGGGAGGAGAACCCACGTTTGTTGCTACAGATAATCAAGATGCACCAGAGTGGAATTCTGCAGCAGATGGCGCACAAAAGCGTAAATTATCAAATGAACTTTTTCATAAACTAAAAGATGAATTTGGTACGGGAGCTTTAATGCTGTACGGACAAGGAAAATGGTATCCTGGAGAGCCTTTGCCTCGTTGGAAATTAGGATGTTATTGGCGTAAAGATGGCTTGCCAATTTGGAATAATGATACGCTTTTAGCAGACCTATCTCACGATTATAAATTTACGGTAGATGATGCGGATACGTTTATGAACGCTTTAGCAAAATCCTTACAACTAAACCAAGAATGTATACACCCTGCGTATGAAGATCCCTTTTATTTTGCATGGGAAGAAAGTAATATACCTATAGATGTAGATCCTTTAAAACTCGATTTAGAAGCTCCATTAGAACGTCAGCGTTTATCAGAATTGTTGCAACACGGTATGAATAAACCTATCGGTTATTCTATACCAATTGCATGGAATTTTGAAAATAGTACGTGGGAAACTTGTGCATGGAAATTCCGTAGAAAAAACCTATTTCTAGTTCCTGGGAACTCTCCTTTAGGCTTACGATTGCCGTTGAAATCTATTCAAGCATTTGATCACGAAGAAGTGAAAGTGAAGCCAGAGCCTAGTTTATTTGAAGCAGCAGAGGCATTACCCAGCATAAAAGAAAATACAGCAAAGAGCGAAGGGCGTCAGCAAATAGCAGATAGTGAGTCCATTTTTATTACCAGTTTATCAGTAGAAATAAGAGCAGGAAAACTCTTTATATTTTTACCACCGCTGACACATTTTGAACATTACCTTCAATTGGTAAATCATATTGAGGTAGTAGCTGAGAAGTTACAAATGCCTATTCTTATTGAAGGGTATGATCCTCCTTCAGATAATCGCATCCAGAAATTTCAAATCACACCCGATCCAGGCGTTATTGAAGTAAATATTCACCCCGCAAGTAGTTGGAAAGAAATTCTGAATAATTATGATATTCTTTATAAAAAAGCTGCGGAAACTCAATTAACTACAGAAAAGTTTAATCTAGACGGGAAACATACCGGAACCGGTGGTGGGAACCATGTAACGCTAGGAGGAGTAACCCCAGCAGACAGTCCGTTACTTCGCAGACCAGATGTATTGCGTAGTTTTATTACCTATTGGCAACATCATCCTTCATTATCGTATTTGTTTTCTACACAGTTTATTGGTCCTACAAGTCAGGCACCACGAGTAGATGAAGGGCGTGATGAAATGTTATACGAGCTAGAATTGGCCTTTCAGCAAATACCAGAAGACCTAAAAGAAAACGAAGTACCATTTTGGTTGGTAGATCGCATCTTCAGAAATTTATTGGTAGATATTACGGGGAATACCCATAGAGCAGAATTTTGTATTGATAAATTGTATTCTCCAGATTCTTCAACAGGACGCTTGGGAATTTTAGAATTTAGAGGATTTGATATGCCACCACATTATCAAATGTGTATGGTACAATTTTTATTGATACGCTCCTTAATGGCTTGGTTTTGGGAAAAACCTTATGAACATAAATTAGTACGTTGGGGAACAGCACTCCATGACCGGTTTTTATTGCCCCATTATTGTTCTAATGATTTAGGCGATGTGATGAAAGACTTACAAAATGCAGGATATAAAATGAATTTGGATTGGTTTGATCCATTTTTTGCCTTCCGTTTTCCATTTTTAGGAGAATTACAAGTAGATAATATCCATATAGAATTAACCATGGCGATTGAACCTTGGCATGTACTAGGAGAAGAAATGTCTAGCACAGGAACAGCACGTTTTGTAGATTCTTCATTAGAAAGAATTCAGGTAAAAGTAAGCGGATTGACAGATTCTCGTTACATACTCATTTGTAATGGATGCCGTATTCCACTAAAGAACACAGGAGTTCAGGGCGAATATGTGGCAGGAATACGCTACCGTGCATGGCAGCCGCCTTCTGCATTACATCCAACGCTAGGGGCGGATACTCCTTTAGTAATTGATTTGTATGATACCTGGTCTAAAAAATCTGTGGCGGCTTGCAAATACCATGTGGCACATCCAGGAGGGCGCAATTATGAAACCTTTCCTGTGAATAGTTATGAGGCAGAATCGCGACGTATTTCTAGATTTTTTGATTTTGGACATACCGTTAATTTGGTAGAACCTACCGTAGCAACACAACAGTCTGCAGGACGCTATATTACACCAATACAAATTACAACGCAGTATGATATTAGTGGCGAAGTAGTAAATCCTGATTATCCATATACTATGGATTTGAGACAATATAAAGCGAAAAAGAAAATTCAATAA
- a CDS encoding DEAD/DEAH box helicase, producing the protein MSFFIKNKDQFKLEVDQDEIGFRKCQLGAIWAVKSHYTKSNAPALISMPTGSGKTALMIAICFELKIKKVLIITPSVVIRKQIFDVFSGMEILKTLGVYKNEVKPNVNNHIGYLKNENDWIEATKLYDVVVSTPHSCSSEMKENIAPPKDLFDLIIIDEAHHTPAKIYRSVFKDYSDSKIILLTATPFRRDRKRIPGDLIYHYPMAKAIKDEIYRPVTFKNVDTKNGESQEKDSLLADAAIENLRKEQEKNPNAQLLIKTKKIDSAEELKILYEAKGISVGLIHSGNTTKQNEDCLIKCKKGELESLIAVGMIGEGLDIPTLKISVLHDIPRTLPTTIQFIGRISRIHKEQIGNAILIADKNYVKGEVKKLYYFDKSWDLLIPELVDKIVTNSPLFPDLESSELNPLGLSPDDLKPFFSTKIYKTKVGFEFIKGFHKKMPSGIELVFTHQDDVNSPLILITKHKKTLPWGKDLALFQDNYDLHILYLIDDFLFESTTSDLVLNYMKSKLFDTKKYEIIPASYIRNGLSDNTIGQYFMVGMSNIYGSGASNPSYKMLMGLEVESAVKHSDGSVFSFGHALSRIDENETRGIAVNNGRIWAIKRKNLREFSFWCQHIHSLIKLGNNESKIPRMSNLADFKTVEIFEDNPVSVLFDNVIFQIAIVKIIKGDKDYEGFTPEILFEKLSEEKKKIECALFVKKDELAKIHFNFDDEKKWVVTSDKDIHIIMDIPFKDPINISFEDFINDYPPLIIFQNAKTLKGSTLFAPKIKEQKFDIDLFKNIENGWDDTDVTKEAKPPKRGKKYNVQQKTIKVITDNPDYSDNDIVVIDDGAGEMADIIWFSEKKKTIHFFHCKFSYTDNPGADMRNITELFQQAMRNCIWIRSSFIIKQLLYRVTNTQNSTILDNKLDELNDLHNDFIPTDWDYKVYLVQPGLSKSAVFNDKMTNVEKLLLILHDRLSSSGCNLSIWASE; encoded by the coding sequence ATGTCTTTTTTTATAAAAAATAAAGATCAATTTAAATTAGAGGTTGATCAAGATGAAATTGGTTTTAGAAAATGTCAATTAGGAGCTATTTGGGCTGTTAAAAGTCACTATACTAAGAGTAATGCACCAGCTTTAATTAGTATGCCAACAGGTTCTGGTAAAACAGCTTTGATGATAGCAATATGTTTTGAATTGAAGATTAAAAAAGTATTAATAATTACTCCATCGGTTGTTATTAGAAAACAAATTTTTGATGTTTTTAGTGGAATGGAAATACTAAAGACCTTGGGTGTTTACAAGAATGAAGTTAAGCCTAATGTAAATAATCATATAGGATATTTAAAAAATGAAAATGATTGGATAGAAGCAACAAAATTATATGATGTGGTTGTTTCAACTCCACACAGTTGTTCTTCTGAAATGAAAGAAAACATAGCTCCTCCAAAAGATCTATTTGATTTAATAATTATTGATGAAGCACATCATACACCTGCAAAAATTTATAGGAGTGTGTTTAAAGATTATTCAGATTCGAAAATTATTTTGTTAACTGCAACTCCTTTTAGAAGAGACCGAAAAAGAATTCCTGGAGATTTAATTTATCATTATCCTATGGCTAAGGCTATAAAGGATGAAATATATAGACCTGTTACCTTTAAAAATGTAGACACTAAAAATGGAGAAAGTCAAGAAAAAGATTCACTTTTGGCAGATGCTGCGATAGAAAATTTGAGGAAAGAACAAGAAAAAAATCCAAATGCTCAATTATTAATCAAAACTAAAAAAATTGATTCCGCTGAAGAATTAAAAATATTATATGAAGCTAAAGGAATATCGGTTGGTTTAATTCATAGTGGGAATACTACAAAACAAAATGAAGATTGTTTGATTAAATGTAAAAAAGGTGAGTTAGAAAGTTTAATTGCTGTAGGTATGATTGGAGAAGGTTTAGATATACCGACATTGAAAATAAGTGTACTACATGATATTCCAAGAACACTACCTACAACAATTCAATTTATTGGTAGAATTTCCAGAATACATAAAGAACAAATTGGAAATGCAATTTTAATTGCAGATAAAAACTATGTAAAAGGTGAAGTTAAGAAGTTATACTATTTTGATAAGTCTTGGGATTTACTAATTCCTGAATTAGTAGATAAAATTGTCACGAATTCACCTTTGTTCCCTGATTTAGAATCAAGTGAATTAAATCCATTAGGTTTATCTCCTGATGATTTGAAACCATTCTTTAGTACCAAGATCTATAAAACTAAAGTTGGCTTTGAGTTTATAAAAGGATTTCATAAAAAAATGCCTTCAGGAATTGAATTAGTATTTACACATCAAGATGATGTTAATTCCCCTTTAATATTAATTACAAAGCATAAGAAAACATTGCCTTGGGGAAAAGATTTAGCCTTGTTTCAAGATAATTATGATTTGCATATTTTATATTTAATTGATGATTTTTTATTTGAAAGTACGACTTCTGATTTGGTCTTAAATTATATGAAATCTAAACTATTTGACACAAAAAAATATGAAATTATCCCAGCATCATATATAAGAAATGGATTAAGTGATAATACCATTGGGCAGTACTTTATGGTTGGAATGTCAAATATTTATGGAAGTGGAGCATCAAATCCATCATATAAAATGTTAATGGGTCTTGAAGTGGAGTCTGCAGTTAAACATTCTGATGGTTCTGTATTTTCTTTTGGTCATGCATTATCAAGAATAGACGAAAATGAAACTAGAGGTATAGCCGTAAATAATGGTCGAATATGGGCAATTAAAAGGAAAAACCTTAGAGAATTTTCGTTTTGGTGTCAACATATTCATTCCCTAATTAAATTAGGAAATAATGAATCAAAAATTCCTAGGATGTCAAATTTAGCAGATTTCAAAACTGTTGAAATATTCGAAGATAATCCAGTTTCTGTTCTATTTGATAATGTTATATTTCAAATTGCTATTGTGAAAATTATAAAAGGGGATAAAGATTATGAAGGTTTTACTCCTGAAATACTTTTTGAGAAATTATCAGAAGAAAAGAAAAAAATTGAATGCGCACTTTTTGTTAAAAAAGATGAGCTAGCGAAAATCCACTTTAACTTTGATGATGAAAAAAAATGGGTAGTTACATCAGATAAAGATATCCATATTATAATGGATATTCCTTTTAAAGATCCAATTAATATTAGTTTTGAAGACTTTATTAATGATTATCCGCCGTTAATAATATTTCAGAATGCAAAGACATTAAAAGGCTCTACCTTATTTGCGCCAAAAATTAAAGAACAAAAATTTGATATTGATTTATTCAAAAATATTGAGAATGGATGGGATGATACTGATGTAACAAAGGAAGCAAAGCCACCAAAAAGAGGAAAAAAATATAATGTTCAACAAAAGACTATTAAAGTGATTACTGATAATCCCGATTACTCTGATAATGATATTGTAGTAATTGATGATGGAGCTGGAGAAATGGCTGATATAATATGGTTTTCTGAAAAGAAAAAAACAATTCACTTTTTTCATTGCAAATTTTCATATACAGATAATCCTGGAGCCGATATGCGAAATATAACTGAATTATTCCAGCAGGCTATGAGAAATTGTATATGGATAAGGTCCAGTTTTATAATTAAACAGTTATTATATAGAGTAACAAATACTCAAAATTCAACAATTTTAGATAATAAGTTAGATGAGTTGAACGATTTGCATAATGATTTTATTCCTACAGATTGGGATTATAAAGTTTATCTTGTTCAACCAGGTCTTTCAAAATCAGCTGTTTTTAATGATAAAATGACAAATGTCGAAAAACTTCTTTTAATTTTACATGACAGACTTAGTAGTTCGGGGTGTAATCTCTCAATTTGGGCATCAGAATAA
- a CDS encoding group III truncated hemoglobin, translated as MKDIENRAEITLLVHTFYAEVRKNDLLGPIFNEHIAAAQWPAHLEKLTDFWETALLGNVCFKGNPSEAHLKVDAHMKHSIEQTHFDTWLQLWAATVDTLYVGTVAERAKEGSRRMAIGQFQHISKNRPTCMR; from the coding sequence ATGAAAGACATAGAAAACAGAGCAGAGATTACTTTATTGGTACATACTTTTTATGCTGAAGTTAGAAAAAACGATTTGTTAGGACCAATCTTTAATGAACATATCGCAGCAGCGCAATGGCCGGCACATTTAGAAAAACTAACCGATTTTTGGGAAACTGCATTATTAGGAAATGTCTGTTTTAAAGGCAACCCTAGCGAAGCACATTTAAAAGTAGATGCCCATATGAAACATAGCATTGAACAAACCCATTTTGATACTTGGTTGCAATTGTGGGCAGCAACCGTAGATACTTTATATGTGGGTACCGTAGCAGAACGCGCTAAAGAAGGCTCTAGAAGAATGGCTATTGGTCAGTTTCAACATATTTCTAAGAACAGACCAACCTGCATGCGATAA
- a CDS encoding Rrf2 family transcriptional regulator translates to MFSKSCEYGLRAVLFIAQQSDKDIKVSMTTISEEINSPQAFTAKILQKLTKTQIVHSLKGPYGGFSILPEKMDTKLSEIVTILDGDSIYKGCALGLKQCDANSPCPLHFKFVEIRDNLQDMLETTSIKSVVNDLSLESIILKR, encoded by the coding sequence ATGTTTTCAAAATCGTGTGAGTATGGACTTAGGGCAGTACTTTTTATCGCACAACAGAGCGATAAAGATATTAAGGTGAGTATGACCACTATTTCTGAAGAAATAAACTCTCCACAGGCATTTACCGCAAAAATATTACAGAAGCTTACGAAAACACAGATTGTACATTCCTTAAAAGGACCCTATGGAGGATTTAGTATTTTACCAGAAAAGATGGATACAAAACTAAGTGAAATTGTCACCATACTAGATGGGGACAGTATCTATAAAGGCTGTGCCTTGGGCTTAAAACAATGTGATGCCAATTCGCCTTGTCCACTTCATTTTAAATTCGTTGAAATCCGTGATAATTTGCAGGATATGCTAGAAACCACCTCGATTAAATCGGTTGTGAATGATCTAAGTTTAGAAAGCATCATACTCAAACGCTAA
- a CDS encoding transglutaminase family protein has translation MVLRISFFLLFELEVPTPFILMLRPRSNAAQWVEREEYKISPMIPVVEHTDIAGNLCQRLIAPSGNFSISTKAEVQVPDVVAVHFGAPFVEIQNLPDSILRYLLPSRYCESDRFNDLAVSITANELPGYNQVAAIESWLRNTISYIPGSSNFPISAVDVNYRQSGVCRDLAHLGIALCRSISIPARIVVGYLHNLKPMDMHAWFEVYVGGCWYTFDATQSDKKGGYVALGYGTDAADVAVFNQFGPGVVPLKQVVTVEKVAEEQENFYTKF, from the coding sequence ATGGTATTGCGAATTAGTTTTTTTTTATTGTTTGAGTTAGAAGTACCTACGCCGTTTATATTAATGCTGCGCCCACGAAGTAATGCAGCACAATGGGTAGAACGCGAAGAATACAAAATTTCGCCCATGATACCCGTGGTTGAACATACAGATATTGCGGGTAACCTTTGTCAGCGACTGATTGCTCCTTCGGGAAATTTCTCCATTAGTACCAAGGCAGAGGTACAAGTTCCAGATGTAGTTGCTGTTCATTTTGGGGCTCCATTTGTAGAGATTCAAAATTTACCAGATTCAATCTTACGTTATTTATTACCGAGTAGGTATTGTGAATCAGATCGTTTTAATGATTTGGCTGTATCTATTACAGCAAATGAATTACCAGGATATAACCAAGTTGCTGCTATTGAATCTTGGTTGCGTAATACAATCAGCTATATTCCAGGGAGCAGTAATTTCCCTATTTCAGCGGTAGACGTTAACTATCGACAATCTGGGGTTTGTAGAGACTTAGCCCATTTAGGCATTGCCTTATGCCGCAGTATAAGCATTCCTGCTCGTATTGTTGTGGGATATTTACATAATTTAAAACCGATGGATATGCATGCCTGGTTTGAAGTGTATGTAGGTGGATGCTGGTATACGTTTGATGCCACACAATCGGACAAAAAAGGAGGTTATGTTGCTTTAGGCTATGGTACCGATGCAGCAGATGTTGCCGTTTTTAACCAATTTGGTCCAGGTGTTGTTCCTTTAAAACAGGTGGTAACTGTTGAGAAAGTAGCGGAAGAACAGGAAAATTTCTACACCAAATTTTAG
- a CDS encoding cupin domain-containing protein, translating into MKTASITANLNYLEDRPAVSVLLKTNSTKEVRILMKKGQQMKEHKAPFPIVVELFEGLIDFGVAGEKQQLKRGDLIALEASVPHDLFCIEDAIIRLTISTADSVDRVKNVAN; encoded by the coding sequence ATGAAAACAGCATCAATAACAGCGAATCTTAACTATTTGGAAGACCGACCAGCAGTGAGTGTTTTATTAAAAACAAACAGCACAAAAGAGGTGCGAATCCTCATGAAAAAAGGACAACAGATGAAAGAGCATAAAGCTCCTTTTCCAATAGTAGTAGAACTCTTTGAAGGCCTTATAGATTTTGGCGTAGCTGGAGAAAAACAGCAATTAAAAAGAGGAGATTTAATTGCCTTGGAGGCTAGTGTTCCCCATGATTTATTTTGTATTGAAGACGCGATTATCCGTTTGACCATTTCTACGGCAGATAGTGTAGACCGTGTAAAAAATGTAGCCAACTAG